The sequence CCACGGAGCCGCAGGAGGGGCAGGACCAGGTGGACATGTTCCTGCGAAGCCACCCCGAGTGGACGGCGGAGCCTCCCGTGTTGCCGGGAGTGAAGCTGCCGCAGAGTCAGGCGTGGCTGCGCACCCTGCCAGGGCCCGAGGGCTGGGATGGTTTCTTCGCCGCCCGCCTGCGTAAGCTGTACTGAAGAGGGAGGCCTGCCGGATGCTCTGGAGGAGACGCGCCTGGGGGCGAGCCGCGCTGCTCGCGCTGACGTTGCTGGCGTTGCCCGTGGCGGCGCAGGGGAAGAAGCCTGCGGCGAGCGCCAGCGCCTATGTCCCGCCGCCTGCGGATCAGATCCCCGGGTACTCCGCGAAGGCGATGCCCTGCGAGATCATCCAGGAGCTCATTCCTCCGCGCATCACCTGCGAGGGAGACTGGCTGGAGGGCAAGTCGCTGCGGGAGCTGGCCATCCTGCGCAACACCATCTTCGCCCGCTATGGCTGGGCGGGCTTCCGCAAGCCCTGGCTGCGGGAGCACTTCCAGAAGCAGCCCTGGTTCAAGCCGAACCCGAAGTTCACCTACAAGCTGCTGTCGGACGCGGACCGGAGGAACGTGCACTTCATCGCCGTGCGCGAGCAGTCCTTCACCGAGCGCGAGCTGCGCTCCATGGAGGACACCCTCTACGCGAAGGCAGGGAAGGTGTGGAACGACGCCTACGAGTGGAAGCTGAAGAACGGCCGTACGGTGCGCTCGTGCACGGAGCCCAAGGATGTGGACTACGAAGAGGGCTGCTCGGGTTCCGAGTGTGAGGGCTCGTACTCCCGGGACTGCACCTTTCAGGCGGAGGCGTGGTACCGGCCGGATCCGAAGTTCAGCGAGGACAAGCTGCCCGCCGAAGCGCGCATCGAGCTGGGCCTCATCAGCCGCGCGCTGGGGAGCTTCGCCAGTGACACCGGGAAGCTGGAGAAGGGCTCGCAGGCGTCGCTGGACCGCATCCTCTCCGTTCAGGAGCTGCGCCAGCTCTCGCTGAGAGACCTGCGGCTGCTGCGCAACACCCTCTATGCGCGGCGCGGACGGCCCTTCAAGTCGAAGATCCTCCAGGCGCACTTCAAGGCGATGAGCTGGTACCGCGAGGACCCGAGCTACACGGACGCGCGCCTGACGGAGAACGACAAGCGCAACATCGGGTTGATTCGCTCGGTGGAGGATGAGTTCGGCGGGCCCCTCAAGGACGAAGACTGGCTGATAGACCCAGCGACGGACGCGGCCTGATAAGGCCACAGCCGCCCCGGGTGGGTGGCAGAAAAGCAGAACGGCAGCGCGGTCAAGGGGCCCACCCGTTGGGTTACCCACATGCACCGACTTTCCGTCGGGCCCTTTGGCGCGTTATGTCATGTGTCGATGGGCGTTGGACTTCGGACAGTGGTGGTGATGCTCGCAGGGCTCGCCTCGGCCTGCGGCGCGGTGGTCCTGCCTCCTGAGGTGGTTCCTGCTCCGAAGCAGGAGAAGGTGGAGCCCCAGCCCGTCGCGTCCTTCGTGACCCCCGTCGTGCACAGCGGCCCCCGCGACGAGATGCGCATCGCGCTCACGTTCGACGCGTGCCCCACCGCCTCCGCGTACGACGAGCGCATCACGAAAACCCTTACCGAGACGAAGACGCCCGCGACGCTCTTCCTCAGCGGCTCTTGGGTGAAGCACCGGCCGCAGTCCGCGCTGGAGCTGGCCAACAACCCGCTGTTCGAGCTGGGCAACCACTCGTACACGCACAAGCACATGCCGCAGCTCAAGAAGGATGGCGATGTGCTGGACGAACTGCTCCGGACGCAGGAGGAGATCTACAACCTCACCGGCCGCATCCCCGCGTACTTCCGCCCGCCCTTTGGTGAGTTCGACACGCGCCTGGCGTACCTGGTGGGCAAGGCGGGGCTGACCACCATCGAGTTCGATCTCGCCTCGGGAGACCCCGATGAGCACGCCACCAAGCAGAAGCTGGTGAATTGGGTGCTCAAGCAGGCCAGGCCCGGCGGCATCGTGGTCATGCACATCAACCACAGGCAGTTCCCCACCGCGGAAGCCCTGCCGGAGATCATCCAGGGCCTGCGCAAGCGGGGCTACGAGCTGGTGACCGTGGGGCAGCTCCTGAACGAGCGTCCGCCGCCGCTGTGCAGCGATCCGCTGCGCGTCAGCCCGCCCGCCGCCCCTGTCGCCCCGGCCGTGGCGCTCAGCGCGCTGGAGGGCGCGGTTTCCAGTATATCCGTTCCGTGACGCCCTTCGCGGCGAAGTCCGGCAGCAGGCCCACCTCCCGGTAGCCGTGGCGTTCGTAGAAGCGGTGCGCACCCGTGTTGAAGTCCGACGCGAGCAGGAACCAGCCACCCGGGGGATCGCCGCTCCCGTCCTCGTAGCCTCGGAGCAATTCCACGCCGAGCCCCTTTCCCTGGAGCCCCTCCTTCACCGCCAACGTGCGCAGGTAGGCCCCTGTCCCAAACGCGCCGCGCGTGATGAACCAGCACACGCCCACCGGAGCCCCCTCCAACTCCGCCAGCAGCAACCCCTCTCCTCGCTGGAGCGCCGCCTCGAAGCGCTGCGTCAGGGCAGCAGCGGTGAGCCCATACGCTTGGAAGAGTGAGAGCGGCGCGAGTGCTGTCCCCAGCGCGGAGAGATCAGCAGGTGTGGCAGGGCGGATGATGGACACGGGCGTCTCCAGAAAGAATCCGGTGGGTTCACCCTGCGCCATGGACTCGCAGGGCAACGTGGCCATCTTCCAGCAGTGAGCAGCTGCTGGCGCCGGGCGGCGGTTACTCCTCCTGCGCCGCCGCCAGCTTGAAGGCGTCGAGCACCGCCGCCGAGGCGCGATCCAGGTACTTGCCCTTGCGGATGAGCAGGCCGATGGGCCGGGACACGGGGCCCTCGGCGAAGGGTTTCACCACCACCGTGCCTGCCTTCTCCTCGGCCCGGCAGCTCGACAGCGGGAGGATGGCCACACCCAGCCCCATCTCCACCGCGCGCTTGATGGTCTCGACGTTGTCCATCTCCATCACCGGGTTGAGATCCAGGTTCTTCTCCCGGAACAGCCGGTCCAGCGCCTTCCGGGTGGGTGCCTCGCGGTCAAACGCGATGAAGGGTACTCCCGACAGCGCCGCGAGGCTCACCTTCGACTTGCTGGCGAACGCGAAGCCGGGCGCGCACACCACCCCGAGCTTGTCGTCGCGGAATGGGAGGATGTCCACGCCTGCGCGCGGCTGCGGGTAGGCGACGATGCCAATCTCCGCCGCCCCGAGGATGACGTCGTCGTACACCTGATCATTGCGCCGGTAGTTCAGGCGCATGTTCACCTTGGGGTGCGTCTTCAGCAGCTGCTTCTGCACGGTCTGCAGCTCATGCAGGCCCACCGAGTAGATGGTGGACACCGTGCTGGTGCCCTGCACCTCGGTGGACTGCTCGCGGATCTCCGCCTCCACCTCGGCGAAGCGGGCGAGGATCTCCTTGCACCCCCGGAACAGCCGCTCGCCCGCGGGCGTCGGCGTCACCTGGCGGGCGCTGCGCGACAGCAGCTTCTGCTCGTACCGGTTCTCCAGCGCGCGGATCTGCTGGCTCACCGCTGACTGCGTCACGTGGTTGAGCTGGGCGGCGCGAGAGAAGGAACCCGTCTCCACCACATCACAGAACATCTTCAGGGATTCGAGCTGCATAAGGGCGCCTCCTATACTGGAGCCGAAGCATTAGGCCAGAGGTAATTAGCTGTTCTTACGCTGCCTCGCCACGAATGCGCCATGGCCCTGTCCTGGAGGGCAGCTCGGTGCTCTGCCTCGGAGTGAAGGGGATGGCTCCCTGACTGGCGCTCAGGGGCGGGCGTCCGGTGCGCGAGGCGTGAGGTAGGGGCGCAGCAGCACGTAGAGCGCCAGCGCCAGGGCGATGAGCGCGCCCCCGCACAGCGTCTGCACCTTGCCGATGTGGGCGTTGGCCGCGGTCAGCAGCTCGCACTCGTTGGGGCTGAGCAGGCCGCAGTCCGTCTTGCCGAACAGGCCGCGCAGGCCCAGCACCAGCAGCCACACTCCGCCCAGCACCATGCCTGTCGCGAGCCCGACGAAGGCGGCGCGGCCCACGGAGGAGACGGAAGGCGGGGGTGAGCCGGTGGGGGGTTCGCTCATGCCCTGGGAGCTATCACCGCGCGGGCACGCGCGCCACAACCTGCGTATGCTCTGGGGCCATGCGAATCCTCTATGGTGTCGTTGGCGAGGGCATGGGGCATGCGACCCGCTCGCGGGTGCTGCTCGAGGAGCTCACGAAGGAGCACGAGGTTCACATCGTCGTCTCCGGACGCGCCCGGGACTACCTGGCCAAGCGCTTCCAGAACGTGCACGGCATCTGGGGCTACACCCTGGCCTATGAGGGCAACTCGGTGAGCAAGTGGCAGACGCTCCTGCAGAACCTGCAGGGCGCCGTCACCGGCTGGCCTCAGAACATCCGCCAGTACTTCGAGCTGGTGGAGAAGTTCCAGCCGGACGTGGTGGTCAGCGACTTCGAGTCCTTCAGCTACATGTTCGGCAAGGTGCACCGGCTGCCGGTGATCAGCGTGGACAACATGCAGATCATCAACCGCTGCAAGCACGAGCCGGAGCTGCTGGCCGGCTGGGAGGATGCCTACGAGACGACGCGCACCATCGTCAAGGCGAAGCTCCCTGGGGCCTTCCACTACCTCATCACCACGTTCTTCTACCCGCCGGTCCGCAAGGAGCGCACCACGCTGGCGCCCTCCATCCTCCGGCCGGAGATCCTCGAGGCGAAGTCCGAGCCCGGCAACCACCTGCTCGTGTACCAGACGTCCACGACGAACACGGAGCTGCCCAACATCCTCAAGAAGAGCGGCCTGGAGTGCCGCATCTACGGCCTGCGCCGGGACATCACCTCGGACGTGGTGGACGGCAACCTGATGTACCGGCCGTTCAGCGAGAAGGGCTTCATCGATGATCTGCGCACGGCCCGGGCGGTCGTGGCGGGCGGCGGCTACACGCTGATGAGCGAGGCGGTGTACCTGCACAAGCCGCTGCTCTCCATCCCCCTGGAGGGCCAGTTTGAGCAGGTCATCAACGCGCTGTACCTGGAGAAGCTCGGGTACGGCATGTACACGAAGCAGCTCACGCTGGAGGCGCTCCAGGAGTTCCTCTCGCGGGTGCCCGCGTGCCAGGAGTCGCTGAAGGGCTACGTGCAGGAGGGCAACACGCAGATCCTCGCGGCCCTGCGCGAGCAGCTCGCGCGCGCCTACGAGCACCGGGGCCACTGGCGGGCCGAGCTGTCGGAGCTGGACTGACGTCCCATGGCCGCGCTGCTCCCGCCCGACAACGCGCTGCGCGTCCAGCTCGAGGGGCGCTGGGAGCGCATCGAGCAGGCCCATGCGCGCTATGCCGCGCTTGCACGCCAGCTCGGCTCCTGGGGCTGGCGGAACCAGCTCCGGGACGCGCCGGAGCTGCTGAAGGCGGTGAGGGAGCAGGAGCCGGGGCTCGACGAGGTGCTCGAGTACGTGGAGCGGCGCGCCCAGCTGGAGCACTGGCCCCAGGGCCATCCCGGGCCCGCCGCACTCCAGCGGCTCCGAGCCCAACGCGCCCGGCTGTTGGCGCAGGGGCGCAAGCGGCTCGCGCAGTGGGGGCTCCCGGCAGGGGCGTCTTTCACGGAGGTGCTGAGCGGGCTCGAGTCCAAGGCGCTCGCGCCCCTGCCGGATCCGCCCGGCGAGGCCGAGCCCGTGCTGGCCGAAGGCCGCTCCTGGTTTCCCAGAAGCCGGTTCTGGCTCACGCCGGAGCGGCTCGTGTGGATTCTGTCGGGCGATGCGCCGCAGCAACTGCCCCTGAAGAACCTCCTGCCCGGTAGCATCTCCCTGCTGCCCGCGGGGCTGGGGGTGCGTGTGGAGGGGGAGGCGCACGTCACCCTCCCGGGCGTGCGGCGGCCCCGCGCCCTGGTGGCCCTGCTCAAGCTCTACAGCTGGAAGAGGCGCGGGCCCGAAGGTATGGCTCGCGAGCGGGTCACCCGCAGGGCCTTTCTGGACGAGCTCGGCACGGGCCGGGAGCAGGACCGGGTGTGGGGCATCTGCGTGTTCCGGCCCGGCTACCTGGCGTTCCTCCCCGAGCGCCAGCCCACCCTGGGGGACCGGCTGCGGTACCTCGTGGGCGCCGCAAGCCCCACGGTGCCGGCGGAGCTGAAGCGGCTGGAAGCATGGGTGAAGCAGTTGCGGAAGCTGCCCGAGGAGGAGTTCGACGCACACCTCCAGGAGCTTCTCAAGGCGTGTGGCGGGCACCTCTGGCCTTCCCGGGTGCTGCACCGGGCTCGGAACATCGGGGGCCAGGGGCCACGGATCCTGGTCCGCAGGCGGAGCGTGGTGGCCATCCCCGAGGCGCGGCCAGAGTTCGTCGAGCAGTTCTTCCAGATGCACTGGCCCAACGCTTGGAAGGTGGTGAGACCCAGTTGGTGGCGGAGGCATGCTGCCTCCCTGGGTCTCATCAGCATCAACGTGTTGGTGTGGTCGAGCTTCCTCTTCGGGGGCCTGCCTCGCGAGGATGCGATGGCCTTCTGGTACGCCGGGCAGGTGCCCTGGGTGCTGGCCTTCATGCGCTACGTGCGGGTCAAGGGCTATCACCCGCTGCTGGGCCTGGTGACGCTCGCGCCTTGCCCCGGGTGGCTCATCCTCACCTTTCTCTCGGACAAGAACTCGCCGCGCGAGTAGCTGCTGGGCCGCCCCTCAGCCGAACAGCTTGTTGATCAGCCACAGCAGGGCGGACTCGGACGGGGTCTCGTCCAGCGTGGGCTCGTTGAAATAGTGGCCTCGGACGTTGCTCGGCTCGCTGGGACTGGCCTTGGACATCTTCACGTCGTACGGGGCCGCTCCGTCCGGGGCGCAGCTGCCACAGTAGAACTTCTCGTCCCAGACGAAGGCGTGCTGGGGTTTCAGCGCGCGCTTGCAGGAGGCACACCGGGAGGGCGTGCCAGTCTGCACCTGGGGACGCAGATCCAACCCCTCGTCCCGGTAGGCTGCGGCCGCCTGGTGGAGCTGCTGCAGCTCCCCGGCATCCAGCCCCACGCCGCTGCACCCCGAGCAGACATCCACCTTGATGCCGAGTGCCTCGATGACGGGCAGGGGCGCGGTGCTACACCGGGGGCATGTAGGGGCGGCCTCACCACACGTAGGACAATTGGGCACGTAGCGGAGCGGGGTATGGCAACCTTTGCAGGCCCCGGGCTGATCCTTTGCCCTCCTCAGAAGGGCGTCCGAGACGGAGCCTCCCATCACTTTTGCCAGCGATTCTCCTTCGATCCACACCGCGCCGCACGCCGTGCACTCCTCGCGAGGCAGCCCCTCCATGAAGGTGGCGCGCATCCGCTCCTGGCAGAAAGGACAGGCACTCATGGGGCGGCATCCTACCCGAGGCAGTGATTGACACCTCGTCCAGGGAATTTCACGATCAGCGCATGTCGGTTACCCATCTTCGTGGACTCTTCTCGGGGCTGCTCCTGGGCCTGCTTCTTTCCTTCTCCCTGGTTCGCTGCGTGGGAGAGCCACCCGATGGAGTCCATCCGGATCCGGGGGAGACGCCGGGCAATAAACCGGACGGTGGGCCGAACAATAAACCGGACGGTGGGCCGAACAATCAACCGGACGGTGGGCCGAACAATCTACCGGATGGCGGTCCCATCCCCACCTCGTGTGGCAACCGGACGATCCAGGCCGGCGAGGCCTGCGACGACGGCAACAATGAGAGCGGCGACGGCTGCGCCGCGGACTGCAAGGCGGTGGAGGCCGGCTGGTTCTGTGACACGGCGGGCACGGCGTGTGTCCGCAACGTGTGCGGCGACGGGCGCACCACGGCGGGCGAGGCCTGCGACGACCGCAACACCGCTTCGAACGATGGCTGCAGCGCCCAGTGCACCGTGGAGAGCGGCTGGACGTGCCCCACGGGCGGCGGCCGCTGCGTCGCGGCCCGGTGCGGTGACGGCTTCATCGCCGGCGACGAGGAGTGCGAGGACGACGACAACCCGCCCGCGGGAGGCGATGGCTGCAGCGCCACCTGCCGCCTGGAGCGCGGCTACAAGTGCCCCACGGCGGGCCAGCCCTGTGTAGCCACCACTTGCGGTGACCGCGTGGTGGAGGGCACTGAGCAGTGCGACGACGGCAACAACGACATGGGCGATGGCTGCTCTCCGCTGTGCACGCGCGAGCCCCGGTGCACCAACGGCACGTGCCAGGCGGTGTGCGGCGACGGCGTGATTCTGCCGGGTGACACGACGGAGCAGTGCGACGACGGCAACCTGCGCGCCAACGATGGGTGCTCGCCCACGTGCCAGCTCGAGGCGGGCTTCCAGTGCGAGACCATCGAGGAGGATCCGCCGGCCTCGGTGGAGATCCCCGCCGTCTACCGGGACTTCCGCGGCAATGACTTGTCCGGAGGCCACATCGACTTCGAGAATGCCAACGCGTCGGAGCAGGGCATCGTCGGCGCGCTCTACACCGGCACGCTGGGCTCGGACGGCAAGCCCGTGTATGCGAAGGCGGCGAACGGCAACGGCAGCGCGTCCACGCACGGGCGGGCGGCCTTCGACCAGTGGTACCGGGACACGCCGAACGTCAACAAGACGATCGTCGGCACGCTGACGCTGAACCGGCA is a genomic window of Hyalangium minutum containing:
- a CDS encoding polysaccharide deacetylase family protein, with amino-acid sequence MGVGLRTVVVMLAGLASACGAVVLPPEVVPAPKQEKVEPQPVASFVTPVVHSGPRDEMRIALTFDACPTASAYDERITKTLTETKTPATLFLSGSWVKHRPQSALELANNPLFELGNHSYTHKHMPQLKKDGDVLDELLRTQEEIYNLTGRIPAYFRPPFGEFDTRLAYLVGKAGLTTIEFDLASGDPDEHATKQKLVNWVLKQARPGGIVVMHINHRQFPTAEALPEIIQGLRKRGYELVTVGQLLNERPPPLCSDPLRVSPPAAPVAPAVALSALEGAVSSISVP
- a CDS encoding zf-TFIIB domain-containing protein encodes the protein MSACPFCQERMRATFMEGLPREECTACGAVWIEGESLAKVMGGSVSDALLRRAKDQPGACKGCHTPLRYVPNCPTCGEAAPTCPRCSTAPLPVIEALGIKVDVCSGCSGVGLDAGELQQLHQAAAAYRDEGLDLRPQVQTGTPSRCASCKRALKPQHAFVWDEKFYCGSCAPDGAAPYDVKMSKASPSEPSNVRGHYFNEPTLDETPSESALLWLINKLFG
- a CDS encoding MJ1255/VC2487 family glycosyltransferase encodes the protein MRILYGVVGEGMGHATRSRVLLEELTKEHEVHIVVSGRARDYLAKRFQNVHGIWGYTLAYEGNSVSKWQTLLQNLQGAVTGWPQNIRQYFELVEKFQPDVVVSDFESFSYMFGKVHRLPVISVDNMQIINRCKHEPELLAGWEDAYETTRTIVKAKLPGAFHYLITTFFYPPVRKERTTLAPSILRPEILEAKSEPGNHLLVYQTSTTNTELPNILKKSGLECRIYGLRRDITSDVVDGNLMYRPFSEKGFIDDLRTARAVVAGGGYTLMSEAVYLHKPLLSIPLEGQFEQVINALYLEKLGYGMYTKQLTLEALQEFLSRVPACQESLKGYVQEGNTQILAALREQLARAYEHRGHWRAELSELD
- a CDS encoding LysR family transcriptional regulator, with the protein product MQLESLKMFCDVVETGSFSRAAQLNHVTQSAVSQQIRALENRYEQKLLSRSARQVTPTPAGERLFRGCKEILARFAEVEAEIREQSTEVQGTSTVSTIYSVGLHELQTVQKQLLKTHPKVNMRLNYRRNDQVYDDVILGAAEIGIVAYPQPRAGVDILPFRDDKLGVVCAPGFAFASKSKVSLAALSGVPFIAFDREAPTRKALDRLFREKNLDLNPVMEMDNVETIKRAVEMGLGVAILPLSSCRAEEKAGTVVVKPFAEGPVSRPIGLLIRKGKYLDRASAAVLDAFKLAAAQEE
- a CDS encoding GNAT family N-acetyltransferase; its protein translation is MSIIRPATPADLSALGTALAPLSLFQAYGLTAAALTQRFEAALQRGEGLLLAELEGAPVGVCWFITRGAFGTGAYLRTLAVKEGLQGKGLGVELLRGYEDGSGDPPGGWFLLASDFNTGAHRFYERHGYREVGLLPDFAAKGVTERIYWKPRPPAR
- a CDS encoding DUF4215 domain-containing protein, which gives rise to MSVTHLRGLFSGLLLGLLLSFSLVRCVGEPPDGVHPDPGETPGNKPDGGPNNKPDGGPNNQPDGGPNNLPDGGPIPTSCGNRTIQAGEACDDGNNESGDGCAADCKAVEAGWFCDTAGTACVRNVCGDGRTTAGEACDDRNTASNDGCSAQCTVESGWTCPTGGGRCVAARCGDGFIAGDEECEDDDNPPAGGDGCSATCRLERGYKCPTAGQPCVATTCGDRVVEGTEQCDDGNNDMGDGCSPLCTREPRCTNGTCQAVCGDGVILPGDTTEQCDDGNLRANDGCSPTCQLEAGFQCETIEEDPPASVEIPAVYRDFRGNDLSGGHIDFENANASEQGIVGALYTGTLGSDGKPVYAKAANGNGSASTHGRAAFDQWYRDTPNVNKTIVGTLTLNRQADGSYLYDNPNFFPVDGKGWVALGQEPARNNGHNFSFTSEARYWFEYKGTEVLAFRGDDDVWVFINGRLAVDLGGVHGATDGGITLSQRASQLGLTVGKVYEAVVFQAERHTTASSYKLTLTNFVTRRTQCVNTCGDGIVQPPEQCDNGTNAGGYGQCAPGCILGPRCGDGVVQEANGEECDDGNTNDSDACSNICKVILG
- a CDS encoding YARHG domain-containing protein — translated: MLWRRRAWGRAALLALTLLALPVAAQGKKPAASASAYVPPPADQIPGYSAKAMPCEIIQELIPPRITCEGDWLEGKSLRELAILRNTIFARYGWAGFRKPWLREHFQKQPWFKPNPKFTYKLLSDADRRNVHFIAVREQSFTERELRSMEDTLYAKAGKVWNDAYEWKLKNGRTVRSCTEPKDVDYEEGCSGSECEGSYSRDCTFQAEAWYRPDPKFSEDKLPAEARIELGLISRALGSFASDTGKLEKGSQASLDRILSVQELRQLSLRDLRLLRNTLYARRGRPFKSKILQAHFKAMSWYREDPSYTDARLTENDKRNIGLIRSVEDEFGGPLKDEDWLIDPATDAA